The region TTGCCGTAGTAGTGTTTTTCCCTGGCAATTAACCAAGCGGCGATCGCCCCACCGATGAAGCCGAATAAGTGGCCTTGCCAAGAAACCCCCGGCCGACCGGGTAGTAAGCCCCAGAGAGCACTGCCGTAGAGCACTAGGACAATAATGGACAGGACAATAGAAGCCAGATTTTTTTGGAACCAACCCCGCAATAATAAAAATCCCAGGTAACCAAAAATCAGAATGCTGGCTCCGACGGTGACAGTGTTAGGGGGCGCGATCAACCAGACCCCCAAGCCTCCCACCAGCATGGTGATAACGGTCACAATCCAAAAGTCGCTCACTTCCTGGAGCATCACCAACCAAGCCAAAATGACAAAGGGAACGCTATTAGCAATTAAATGACCAAAGTCGGCATGGAGAAAGGGGGCAAATAGGATTCCCCTCAGACCTTCCAAGGAGCGGGGGTAAATGCCAAATTGGTCCAGGCTACCCCGAAAAACAAACGCATCCAAGATTTCTAGGAGCCAAAAAACGGCTAAGAAACTGACAATAATCGAGAACTGACTTTGCAGGGTGGCCCGCAATGGAGTTTGGGGACTTTGGCTCATGGTAATCAGAAAGAGCGATGGCTGAGGCTAGGGGGACAGGAACCCATCCCTGATCAAGGATAACCAATCACCCTAGAATGGGACAGACCAGAAACTAGATCCTATGGCGACTATCCACGGTAATTGGCAACCTTCCCACGGGGAAAACGGCGGCAAACTGTTTCTTTGGGCGGATACCTGGGGTACTACCATGCCAGAAGCCACTGGCGATCGCCATCCCTTTGCGTTGGACGTGCCGGCCTTGGTTCAAGCTTGGTCTAATGTGCCCCTGCCTTTTCCCCCACTGGACAAGGTCACGG is a window of Synechocystis sp. PCC 7338 DNA encoding:
- a CDS encoding rhomboid family intramembrane serine protease produces the protein MSQSPQTPLRATLQSQFSIIVSFLAVFWLLEILDAFVFRGSLDQFGIYPRSLEGLRGILFAPFLHADFGHLIANSVPFVILAWLVMLQEVSDFWIVTVITMLVGGLGVWLIAPPNTVTVGASILIFGYLGFLLLRGWFQKNLASIVLSIIVLVLYGSALWGLLPGRPGVSWQGHLFGFIGGAIAAWLIAREKHYYGKN